Part of the Halogeometricum sp. S3BR5-2 genome, TCGAGCGAGTGGTCCGCGGCGGCGGCCGACGAGACCCCGTGAACGGTCCGGCGCCCGCTCAGGGCTCGACCCACTCGCCGCTCTCGTCGGAGCGCTCGACGGCGTCGAGAACCCGCTGGACCTCGTAGCCGTCCCCGAAGGACGGGTGGAACTCCTCGCCGTCGCGCACCGCCGAGAGGAACTCGTAGTTCTCGTGGACGAACGTGTGCTCCCAGCCGAGGACGTGCCCCGGCGGCCACCAGTGGTCGAGGTACGGGTCGTCGCCGTCCGTGACGAGAATCGTCTCGTACCCCCGTCCGTCGCCGCGCTTGTACTCCAGTTCGTTCAGTCGCTCCAAGGAGAACTTCAGGCTCCCCTCCGTCCCGTGGACCCGAATCGTGTGGTCGTTCTTGTGGCCGTCGGCCACCCGAGAGGCCTCGAACGTGCCCATCGCGCCGTTCTCGTACTCCACCTGCGCCGTGTAGGCGTCGTCGACGGTCACCGCTCTGGTCTCGTCTTCGCCCTCGACCGGTCGCTCGTCGACGAACGTCCGGAGGTGGCCGGAGACGCGGTCTATCTCGCCCGCACGCTCGCCGACGAGGAAGCGCGCGAGGTCGACCGTGTGCGCGCCCAGGTCACCGAGGGCGCCGCTCCCGGCCAGTTCCTTCGAGTTGCGCCACGACCACGGCGCCTCGGGGTCGACGAGCCAGTCCTGTAGGTAGCGTCCGTTTATCTCCCGAATCTCGCCGAGTTCGCCGTCGTCGATGAGTCCTTTCGCGTACCGAATCGCGGGGACGAAGCGGTAGTTGAACGCGTTGCCCGCGGGGACGCCGGCGTCGGCGGCGGCGTCGCGCATCTCCTCCGCAGTTTCGAGGGTGGGCGCGAGCGGTTTCTCGCAGAAGACGGGCGTGCCGGCCTCCAGCGCCGCGATGGAGGGTTCGGCGTGGACGTGGTTGGGGCCGAGGTTGTAGAAGGCGTCCACCTCGTCTATCACCGACTCCCACTCGGTCGAGGTGTGCTCGAAGCCGAGTTCGTCGGCGGCGTCGGCGAGTGCCTCCTCGTCGCGGCCGACGAGGGTGTGTCGATTTATCTCCGGTGCGTCGGGGAAGAACATCGGCAGTCGCGCCAATGCGTTCGAGTGGGCTTTACCCATGAACCGGTAGCCGAGGATTCCGATGTCGAGCGCCATGCCGGCGCTTCACGCGGCGGCGGTTTAGCGTTTCATATCCGTCGGGTCCCCGACGCTTTGCGCGCCCCTCACTCCGCCCAGTAGGCCTCGCCCGGTTGCGTGTCGAACACGGCGCGGTCGAGGATGTCGACGGCCTTCTCCAGTCCCTCGTTCGAGGAGGTCAGCGAGTCCTCGTGTTCGATGGAGAGCGCCCCCTCGTAGCCCACCATTCGGAGCGTCGACACCACGTCCTTCCAGTGGCTCTCGCCGTGGCCGTAGCCGATGGAGCGGAACAGCCACGAACGGTTCGACTCGTCGGTGTAGTCGGTGGTGTCGAGGACGCCTTTCAATCTCGAGTTCCACGTGTACACCTTCGTGTCCTTCGCGTGGAAGTGGTGGATGGCGTCCTTCTCGCCGAGGAAGCGGATGGCGTGGCAGACGTCGATGTCCTGCCAGTAGAGGTGCGAGGGGTCGAAGTTCGCGCCGATGCGCTCGTTGGTCGCCTCCCGCAGTCGCATCATGCCCGAGGGCTCGTAGACGAGCATGTTCGGGTGCATCTCGATGCCGACGTTCACGCCGTGGTCGTCGGCGAACTCGGCCAGTTCGGACCAGTAGTCGACGGCCACCTCCCACTGGTAGTCGTGCGCGTCGGCGTGCTCCGTCGGCCACGGCGCGGTGATCCAGTTGGGCACCTCGTCGTTCGGCCCGCCCGCGGGAAGGCCGGAGAAGCCGGTGACCGTGTCCACGTCGAGGGCGTCCGCGAGTTCGATGGCCTCGCGCAGTTCCGTGTCGGCCTCCTCGGCCTGCTCTTCGTCGGGGTGCAGCGGGTTGTTATGCGTCGCCAGCGCGCTAATCTGCATGTCGTGTTCGTCGACCAAATCGAGCAGTTCCTCCTGTTTCTCCTCGTCGTCGAGGGTCGCCCGCCGGTCGACGTGGTCGTCGCCGGGGAAGCCGCCGACGCCGAGTTCGACGCCGTCGACGCCGATGTCGTCGAGGTACGAGAGCGCGTCGGGGAGCGATTCGCCGCCGAGCGGAACCGTGAGTACGCCGATGTACATACGCGGACCAAGAGGCGGCGTTCGATTAAAGGTTGAGGATGGGGCGGAAAGAGGACGGCGGCGGTACGCACAGCCTTTTGTTCCTTCGGCGTCCAGTGGGAATTATGCCGACGTATATCGCGCACGTCGACGTCGACGAGATGGAGTACCAGAACCCGCAGGAGTTCGCGTCCATCTGGGGCTCGATCCGCGAAGACGTCGAACAGGCCGGCGGCGAACTCCTCGACACGCACGCCGTCCTCGGCCCGTACGACTTCGACGTTCGCTTCCGCGTCGACGGCGACGACGAGGCGTTCGAGGTGACGCAACTCATCGAGCGTCACGGCCTCGACACCGAGACGTACCAGGCGCTCCCGGTCGACCGTCTCGGCGAAATCGTCGACGACGTGTAGGGCTACCGTCGGAACAGGTCCGAGAACTTCTCGCGGATGCTCGCTTTCTCGCCGAGGCGGAGGTAGTAGGCGTCGCCGCCGTCCTCGTAGTAGCTCGTTATCTCCCGTTTGACCTCGAAGCCGATGTTCTTGTAGAACGCCAACGCGCCCTCGTTCGTCGTCCGGGCGTGACAGGAGACCGACCGGTGGTCGCGGGCCACCTCGGCGACGAGTCGTTCGCCGTAGCCCTGCCCGCGCGCCTCGGGCGCGACGGCGAGAAAGAGGATGTAGCCGTCGCGCCGCGTCGAGGCGAAACCGATGAGCGTCTCGTCCTCGAAGTACAGGTGCGTCGTCGCGCGGCGGTAGGCGTCGATGAAGAAGCCGCGACGCTGCTTCAGCACGCCCTCGGACCGCCGGATGCGCTCTTTCAGCTCCCACGCCTGTTCGGCGTGTTCCGCGGACCCCGGTTGATCCACCCGTTTCTCCACGTTGACGCTCACGCCACCCGATAGAATGGTCACGAATATAACTCCTCCGTCGGGGGAACCGCCGTCGAGCGGAATCTCTCTCCTCGACGATACGTCGGGAACGGACGGGCCACGAACGTTTTGTACGGCTACCGCGAACGCGGCCTCGTACACCGATGTCCGAGACCGAAGGCGGCGTCTCGCGGGTGAAGCGCGTCCGCGGGTCGCTGCGGGCCCTGTTCAGGGAGGCGCTCATCAGCGGCATCGCCGTCATCGTCCCCCTCGTCGTCACCGCCGTCGTCGTCCTCTTCCTGTTCAACGCCATCTACCGCTACCTGAACCTCCTCTCGGACGTCGTCGTGGAGACGCCCGCCGTCACGGTCATCCCGGGCGTGCTGAACGTCTCCCGCGAGA contains:
- a CDS encoding Gfo/Idh/MocA family protein, whose translation is MALDIGILGYRFMGKAHSNALARLPMFFPDAPEINRHTLVGRDEEALADAADELGFEHTSTEWESVIDEVDAFYNLGPNHVHAEPSIAALEAGTPVFCEKPLAPTLETAEEMRDAAADAGVPAGNAFNYRFVPAIRYAKGLIDDGELGEIREINGRYLQDWLVDPEAPWSWRNSKELAGSGALGDLGAHTVDLARFLVGERAGEIDRVSGHLRTFVDERPVEGEDETRAVTVDDAYTAQVEYENGAMGTFEASRVADGHKNDHTIRVHGTEGSLKFSLERLNELEYKRGDGRGYETILVTDGDDPYLDHWWPPGHVLGWEHTFVHENYEFLSAVRDGEEFHPSFGDGYEVQRVLDAVERSDESGEWVEP
- a CDS encoding sugar phosphate isomerase/epimerase family protein, encoding MYIGVLTVPLGGESLPDALSYLDDIGVDGVELGVGGFPGDDHVDRRATLDDEEKQEELLDLVDEHDMQISALATHNNPLHPDEEQAEEADTELREAIELADALDVDTVTGFSGLPAGGPNDEVPNWITAPWPTEHADAHDYQWEVAVDYWSELAEFADDHGVNVGIEMHPNMLVYEPSGMMRLREATNERIGANFDPSHLYWQDIDVCHAIRFLGEKDAIHHFHAKDTKVYTWNSRLKGVLDTTDYTDESNRSWLFRSIGYGHGESHWKDVVSTLRMVGYEGALSIEHEDSLTSSNEGLEKAVDILDRAVFDTQPGEAYWAE
- a CDS encoding GYD domain-containing protein, whose protein sequence is MPTYIAHVDVDEMEYQNPQEFASIWGSIREDVEQAGGELLDTHAVLGPYDFDVRFRVDGDDEAFEVTQLIERHGLDTETYQALPVDRLGEIVDDV
- a CDS encoding GNAT family N-acetyltransferase gives rise to the protein MSVNVEKRVDQPGSAEHAEQAWELKERIRRSEGVLKQRRGFFIDAYRRATTHLYFEDETLIGFASTRRDGYILFLAVAPEARGQGYGERLVAEVARDHRSVSCHARTTNEGALAFYKNIGFEVKREITSYYEDGGDAYYLRLGEKASIREKFSDLFRR